Within Calonectris borealis chromosome Z, bCalBor7.hap1.2, whole genome shotgun sequence, the genomic segment AAGCAGAGTTGCATAAGTCTCAGTGGTATTCACCTCAGCTGCCTAGACTGTGCAGCAGTTTGTTGTTTAATGAAATCGCATGGTTAAATGCAATCACTCTATTTAGAAACCTGTTTGTGCTCCTGCCAATCTCCCTCAGGCTTGCTGTCATCCGGGATCAAGTGGTTTTTGCTGTTCGGCAGGAGTACGTGCTTCTTGGAGATCAGCTTCTGGTCCTGCAGTCCGGAGACGAGGTTGCCATCATCCCACCAATTAGTGGAGGCTGAATTTGCCCCAGTTCTGTTAGGTAGGTATTACTTCTTGCTTAGTTTCCTATGGAGTGTCATCCCATGCTAACGTATCTCGTGGATTCTGTATAATGTTCCAATAATCTTTTTTTGTTCAGGTCCAGAGATGTGTTTGCACTTCTCTCCCTCCACCCCGGTACTCTTTTGAGAGACCATAACTTGCATTTCCTGCTGGAGAGAACCAGCTGACCAGAAACTATAAGCTGGTGCACCAATAAATGATTAACACATAtgcagtgaatggaagaaaactgCTAGACAGGTCAGGTATTGTTTTGAATTTGGGTTTTATGTCTTGTTACTCTTTTGTAGGTGTTTCTGGCTGCCAGTGGATACCCAGCTTGCTTAAATAagataataatgaaaaatgtccTGCCACTTTTTAACAGAGAAGATGATACGGAAAAAGAATTgactgctgcttaaaaaaaacctttttttttttgtttgtttgtttgttgctgtCAAGGGAATAGTGTCCTTAGAATAGCTTCATTTCTTTGCATGCTTTCAAGTGCCAGTCCATATATTTACTGCAGTTTGTTCCATTGCTGCTgctcaaaatacttcttttcctccttattcTTAGATGAACTGATGAGTGGTTTCTACTCAGAGAAGTTAGAAGTGTCTCCTGTGTCACTGAAACAGACCAATAGTATAAGGTCCTGAATTTCCTCGAGAGCATATTAAACTTTAGGGTTAGAACTCTAATCCATGTTTATCTGAAATCTCTGTTTTAAACTGTGTTTGATTTCAGGGTAAGATAGGGAGAAGGGGGCTAACAATCTTACCGCAGATTTACTAGCACAGTAGTCCGTGCTGGTTGATGGTACTGTTAAACTGGGACCTCACACTACTTCTAGTTTCATCCTACTGGACCAGACTTTCCTACCAGGAAGTAACCTGTATGTGTTAAAAACCAGGTCATTGCTTGATATTTGCAGTTAATACTCTCTCAGCAAGTCTGCTGAGATGTGAATTTGCCATGGAGTCTGGTCTCTTGGGGTGAGGAAGTAGATGATGCATGGTGGGGCATCAGCACTGGATGAAAAGCAGTTGGCCAATGCTAGTACCGCCAAAAACAACAACAGTCTGTTTGGTTTCAGCTTTTCTAGTCAGCTATGGATGAAAGCGAAGATGTGCCAAAAGATTTTATCAAGCTCAAGTCTGAAAAGCTCTCTGTAGATGAAGTGTCAGAGCTGGTCATTTCACCATACTGTGGGGCAGTGTCTCTGTTCATTGGTGAGTTTAATATTTCTGAGCTGGATCTCTGGGTGTGTTAATAGTCTAATAAATGGAACCTAGATTGTCCACACCCCAAACTCGTGcttctcaaataaataaatcttgagTTGAGTTGCTTCCCTGCTGGTGTGGCTATCCTGGGGCTGAACAGAACAGCAGCTCTGGAGTACAGGACTGCTTGGGAGCTATTCTCCTGTCCCCTCGGACACACCTTGTTCAAGGTGGGAAGAGGGATGTTGTGGCTATGCAAACCATAGGTCCACAACTGTATGAAAGCTTCTGCAACTCAGATCTTGGTTGAAAGTAAAGTACTATTTTACCCATGGGCTGGTGAAGGTCAAGGCTGATAGCTCTGTCCTCTTGCTTAATGTACATGGTACAGATCTTGAAACCCCTTTGTGCTTAAGCCTTAGTGCTACTGGGCTTCTAAATACTGAGCACTTAAACATTGCATGGGCAAATGCAATAATAGCACCTTAGCAGTTACCACAGAAAATGTCCCAGCCTTGGGCATTACAGACTGCAGACTTGTATAATGTGTAAACTAAATTCTTCCTTGTATATTAAAGATTTCTCTTGTTCAAAGAATCTCTTCACACAGCCATGATTAGGGGAGGTCATATTTGTGCAGTGCTGGCCTTGACCATAGCAGGAGATCCTGGGTTTTACTCAGTGTTTATATATAATGTATTATTATATGataaatatataatacaatatataTTATAActatataatgtatatttatttactCAGTGCTTCTGTTTGATAAATCATTTGTGTTTAGGTACtacaagaaataattttgaaggcaaaaaagTGATTCACTTAGAATATGAAGCATATACTTCGATGGCAGAGACCgaaataaagaaaatctgcagAGATGTTAGACAGAAATGGCCATCAGTCAAACATATTGCAGTGCACCATAGACTTGGGTATGTATGGCCAGACCCCATCCTTCTGCAGGTGCAATATTAATCCTTGTCTGGTGCATGGCTGTGCGTACATAGTTGCAGGACATGCAGGAGTCTTTATAAACTGTAATGCAGCAAAGCTGGCTGCAGGATCAAGCTCCTGTTCCAGAGCTAAGTTTCAGAAATCGTCTTTTCAAAAATGTGTGTATTGGTAGTGTTTGCTGGAGTCTACTTTTAGCCTGCAGGGTCCTTGGTGCTGGTTTGAAAGTGGGGAGAAGGGATTGAGATTTCATTCCAGGGAAGGGGAGGCTATTGGTTTGTTCTGTCTTTTTTAAAGATGTGAAGTTGGcagcactttctttttccttctcctttccattGAGGTGCTGCAGAATGTTCTTATTGTCAGATTTAAGTCAAATTACACCACAGGGAACCTGAAAGCTTAGactgtggggaggggaagggcatgGTAATTGCTAGCCATGCTTGCTGGAGAACCTCCTGTTGTTCCTTGAATCTTGGGTAAGCATTTTCTGTTGGGTTCAAAACATGGAATACTAGTGTCTGACATACTCTTTAGCCTTCACTGTTCATCAGATTTCTCACTGAAACTAGCAGGATTTGCAGAGTCTGTTCaaatgcttgtttctttttctttcagcagaaggAACTTAGGAGGTGATCACAAAGGGAAATATTAGCTCTGAGGGGTAGTTTCCTTAGATTTCCTGTATAATCAATAGAGAGAGTGGTTCTCTTGAGGGCAGCTCAAAGCATTTAAGCTCAGATTTTTCCTATGAACCGTTTGCCAGAGGAGTCTTAGTATAGAGGGAGAGTTGGGAGGCTTTTGGGAATACTACCCTTGTGAGGAGCAACATAAAACTTGTGCTACTTCTGTTAAGTTTGGAAAACAACACACCAAACAGGAAAAACTTTGTAATTTGAAATCTGCATTTGTCAAAAATTAAGTTTCATTGCAAAATCTGCATAGTTTGAGGcacttaatttcttctttcacaaATTCTTGTGCAAACTGAGATGATTTCTTAGGTTTTCAGATAAGAACTGGCTGTTCCTAACTTGTTATTGTTCATTATTAAGCCAGCTTCCAGTGAGTTTCCTATGCATTGTTGCAAGTTAGCAATTTTTCCCTCTTAATTCTATAgactttattgaaaaaaaaaaaaagaatggaagaaaaaagcctATGTCTGGTGGGTTTATTTATTCTGAAGCGTGGAATTCTCACATCTGGTACTGAttttggttgtggttttctttcttttaagaagtgtATAATCTTTTGGACATGGCTTGACACTTACTCAGTATGAGTGAGTCAGGAGAGCGTGTGGCCAGAATACTGACGTGACATGGCCACAACTTTTGGGTGCTCTTGATGTTAAGCATTAGCTAAAGCTGCTgttgttcctcttctctccctaGCGTGGTTCCAATAACTGAAGCAAGTGTAATTATTGCAGTGTCCTCTCCACACAGAGCAGAATCCCTTGAAGCTGTAATGTACTGCATCAATACCTTGAAAGCATCCGTCCCAATATGGAAAAAGGTATGTTTGGGGACAAATTTGATTTTCGACCTGTGCCAGGGTCTTACACAGCTGGGCtaaaggctgctgctgcttttaagggAAGCAGCTGAAGCATTACAGGCAGCAGTTGCTCCTGATGGGATGCCAATGTCTAGCATCAGTTTCTTCTAATGCAGCCAGGCCCATCCGTGGCAGATAGGGCACCTGGAAGGCCCTCCCTTGCCTGTAGCATccagctccttttccttttaacGCCATCCTAGGGTCAAAGTGAAGGAGCCCTGAGCTCTCCTCTTCTGAGTGGCAAAACTCAGTTCTGCACAGGCTTGTGGAAGAACTTTGAGTCAGCTTTGCTTTGGACAGCATTGCAGTTTGCAAGTAAAAGTggcatttcttgtctttctgtaTTCCTCTCATCCCTGTGGCCTTGAGAAAACACAAAGCATTAAGCAACAGCACACAATGAAGGGATGAGCAGAGGTCCCAAAGCTAGTATGGGAACACAACAATGTGTGGAGAGACCAACCCAGGTCTAGGAAGAGCCTCATTGCATAACCACGGTATTGCATGCAAGTAATGAGCATTACCTCTGCCTTGTCTCCCAGGCAGAACGTGGCATGTGGTAACAGTGATGTTCTCTACATTACTCCACTTTTCTGACACCTCTTTCAGGACACTGGAGTTCTGTGGTCTCGGAAAGAACAATCAGGGGCTCCGAGCCCTGCTGAATTTGCTGCTTAGGACTGGACTGCTGCTGGGTAGTCCAGTCTGTCCTGAAGATCTAAtacttactgtatttcatgtatttttgaaatttttattttttttaacatagatgTTTTGTATACACTTAAATGCTCTCCTAAAAATTAGAGTAAGTTAACATGGCAACATGTAAAAAGGGCCGTTTCAAACACAAGTGCTGTGTACTCTACAGCTTTTACATCATTCCTCCTAGATCTCTTTCTTGAATTGACTTCAGTATAGACGGGCCCTTCCAGATTTAATGGGGCTCGGCTTGAGGTTCAGCATCTGCCCACATGTAAGTCAGTATGTTCTAAGGGTGCTGcccttttttctgtttgccagcCAAGAGCTGTGTAGTCCTGTTGTGATCAGTAAATAATAGCAGGATGGCTGTTGAGTTGTTTGGCCTGGCTTGTGGCTGTATGTAGCAGACTCCCACAATATTTCCCATTCTTTGTTTATATTTGCAGGAGATTTATGAGGATGAATattcttggaaagaaaacaaggaatgcTTTTGGGccaattcagaaaaataactgtactcttttaaaaataaagtgttacTGTTCCTAATGAGCATACTGGTTTAGCTTTGAGTTGTTTTTACAGAGAATCTATATGTTTTTAAGCAGTTGTAATAGACATTTCAATCTGAATAATTTAATTAGAACTGAATGAAATGAATGAGTAATAATTAGGCTTTTTAAGTGTTCTTGACTCTCCGTTGAGATTATCTCTTTGTGCATTTTAACACGgagtcagtttttaaaacaatctTCCGTAAAATTCTTGGTTGCAAGGTGTTTAGTCCTCTGTGATATATACTGCTTTAATGCCTTTACATTCATAGTCTGTGTTCACTGTCTGCATGAGAGATCATAACAGgacaattggattttttttaatcttaaaaaaagtcCTGAGTAGTTTAATTTTATATGATTGCAGAATCAGTTTGCAAGCTTTATGCTATTTTGACATTCTTGTAACATGAAAGCTACTTGAAGTACATTAAACATTTTGGtacagacagagaagaaaatataaactaTACCCCAGAGTTATTAACTTTTTAGTAGTGGTTACATTGCAGTAGCTCTGtctcacagaaacatttttactgtGCAGCTGATATTACAAGTCCATTGCATTAAAAACATACGGACAAACCTTGATTCAAAGTTAGATCTAATACTCTACCAGCAACAAACTTGCATTAGCAATAACACACAAACCTGTAACTACTTAATGATGTCTAGACATGATTAATTTTGAAAGAGCTTTTTCGGCTGTGTAATTGTATggtgctgcagggaaaaaaaaagccagctatTACTATAAATAGAAAACTATACATTTAATTAGTTTTAGTAGTTTGACTTTAGACATGTTAGGATTCAAAGTCATCGAAATAGATTAGTTTTTCAAAGGAGAGTGAGTCTATTGAACTTTTTGCAgtttatatatgcatttatattcaCATTTAtgattttaatacagtttttgtCTTGTTACTGTTCTGAAACCTAGTTAAAAGAGGAGAAGACTGACATAGTATGCCTGTGCTTCCACTGGAAACAATGGGCTGCTCATCTGAGTGAgatcattttatttatattattgtaCTGTGCCATGATAGTGTTTAGATGCTAAGAGTTAAAAGTCCCATTGTGTATGGCATTTTTACTAATGCTGAGAGGCAGTTTTATCTGGTCATCATTATCAATGTAGACAAGATAGAtataaaggaagagaaatgaggtaaagaaaagtaaaatgactTGCTCAAGTTTATATAGCATTACATCACACAACACTTAAGCCTCAGCTGTATCATCCATTTCATTGTGTCTGCAGTAAAAATGTACAAACAGCTGCTAGCTgcacaaaataaaatgaggaaaataggCGATGATCTTTTCCCCCCCCAGTGATCTCAATCAGTTTTAATACTTAGTGATGGTTACTGTATCTGGATTAAGTAAACCCCAATGAAACATGCAACTTGAGGCAGAAGCATGGTTAAACTGTGCTTGTTAAATTACTGATGCACTTCCCTCAGTGGAAGTTAGCAGGTCCTTCCTCTGCAAGACAGCAGCTGCTCCTTGCGCTGCCTACAGCCGTGTGGACCCTACTATCTAGGCAGAGCTGAGCAAGTTCAAGATtgaattttcctttgctttggagGTTGGAGAGAAGCTCTCTGCTATTTGAATGTCATTTTTACCGGGAACTGTACTGTACTCAGAATCCTGAGTACAGATCACTTCCTCTgtcaaataattctttttgtttttagaaaagaaagaaatatacaaACTTCCCATTTTTGGTGTTCGTTTTTTCCATGTTCATGTTTGCTGTTACCATGCAACTAATTAGTGtattaatttcacaaaaataaatggcTAGCTTGCCTTGTAGTGGATAGCTTATGAATGAAGTAAAACATACCGGTGCTGTGCTCGGATACAGAAAAATAGTGGTATTTAGAACAGTTAAATGGTACTTGGGGCCCTATGATCCAGGGGCAGTTCCTGTATTGCACTAGTGCCTCTCCAGTGCTGCAGTCTCCTGGAAGATTTCTCCAGGGTGACCTTAAGTGCACCTTCCCCATCAGCAAtgcagctgggaaggagggtgcagaaaagaagagaaagaataattGTGTACTTCCCCACAGTGACCAGGAACAATGAATGGAAGAGATGTTGTACTGAGTCACAGCTGAGTGTTACAATGTGTGTACGCTGCCATGGTCAAAAcaatgaaatgtcattttgtgTCCCTAGCTGTGCATGAGGCAAGTACTGCTTTGTTCTGGAACAATGATGTATCAGTCTTGTGTAACTTTGGGTTCTTCAGCTGGCATCTAAAAGCGAAATGGAAATGCCCCTAGGAAGGATGATGTGCATAATTAGAGGTAAAATGTATCTCACTGAAATTTAAGTCCATACTCTGAGCTCAGTGTTCCGGCTCCCTCTGTAGGGCTACTCTCTCTGATAGGGCAATCTTACTGTAAGAGGGCAAATTACTCTGTTCTAAGATAGCTGCCTAAGGCTATGTCTGGAGCGACCCAGAAGTGCTTCCAGATTTCCAAGCCAGGGGATGAATCCCAGCTGTGTCTGACTGCGTGTCAGGGAAAGATGTGGCTGCACATGTCCTGGTTTCCACACATGCAGGACTAGGCTGCTGGATGATGAGGGCTACCTTGTGTTCTGGTAAGGTCCGTGAGTGGGATGATAGGCAGCTGCAGATCAATATACAATGCAGTCCTAGCTTTCTGGGATGAGTGCAGCTGTTTCTCTGCCTTGGCTATAGGGGAGGGGAATCCCACGCCCTCCATGGCTCTTCCAGCTGTGTCACAGCGTGCTGCTGAGGTGGTGGCTCCAGGTGCAGACAGATGATCTCAGGAACAGACGCTGCAGATCGGAGGGCCATCGTGTGATTCCTGTAGACATCTGTCAGATGAGGGGTGTTTGTGGAAGGGAAGCACGTGTCTTCAGAGCGAGAATTTGTCCTTCTGAGAAGATGT encodes:
- the LOC142075377 gene encoding molybdopterin synthase catalytic subunit, which encodes MDESEDVPKDFIKLKSEKLSVDEVSELVISPYCGAVSLFIGTTRNNFEGKKVIHLEYEAYTSMAETEIKKICRDVRQKWPSVKHIAVHHRLGVVPITEASVIIAVSSPHRAESLEAVMYCINTLKASVPIWKKEIYEDEYSWKENKECFWANSEK